The DNA region CGAGAAGGGGCGGATCAAGCTTCCCGCGGCCTACCGCCGTTATATCGACGAGAACTACAGCTCCGAGTTTTATGTGACGAGCCTGACGGGTGAATGCGCGCGGTTGTATCCAATGCCCGAATGGATGGCGATCGAAGAGAAGCTCCAATCGAAAGGCACAAGCAACGCCGCCGTCAGGAAGTTCCTCGATCGGACGAACTACTACGGTCAACTCGCCGATGTAGACGCGCAGGGCCGAATCCTGGTTCACCCCTTGCTTCGATCGAGCGCCGAACTGATCGGAAACGTGGCAGTGCTGGGATACCTGCAATACCTGGAGGTGTGGGAGCTGGACAAGTTCAAGGCTCGAATCGACGGCCAGCCGTTCACCGATGAGGACGCCGCCAGTCTCGCGGCGCTTGGGATTTAGCACTCGCGCTCGCGCGTCTCTCCGCAGGCGCCCTTTAGTCCTGAGAAGCGTTTACCAAGAAGGGGCGCCCGCAGAGGACTCCGTACAGGTTCTTCGAAGAACTGAAATCTGATGATGAGGCCGTGGCGACAAACATCGGAGAAAAAGATGAACTGCACGAACCTGTTTTGCTCAACGAGGTCGTCGAGTGGCTGCGGCCCGAGGAAGGCACGTTCGTCGACTGCACGATTGGGCTTGGCGGACACGCCCACGCGATCCTCGCTGCGTCGCCCCGTACGGCGATCATCGGAATAGATCGCGATCCGGAAGCGCTCGCCGTGGCTCGAGAGCGGCTGTCGATCTTTGAAGACCGTGTTCAACTCGTCCGGGCGAACTTCGAAAGTATCGCGTCTGTGCTGGAGCAAACTGGCACAGTGGAAGTGCGCGGGGTGCTGGCCGATCTGGGCGTATCCTCGCTGCAACTTGGACGAAGCGAGCGCGGCTTTAGTTTTGCCTCAGACGCGCCGCTCGACATGAGAATGGACCAGAGCAACGGGCCAACGGCAGCAGACCTCGTGAATCAGCTTTCCGAGCGTGAGCTGGCGGATCTGATCTTTGAATTCGGAGAGGAGCGAGGCGCGCGCAAGATCGCTCGCGCAATCACGCGGGCGAGCGAGCGCGAACCCATCGCCACGACAAAGCAGCTTGCTGACGTTGTCGTGCGAGCGCTCAACATCCCCGGCCGATGGCGCACACATCCGGCCACGCGAACGTTTCAAGCGCTCCGGATCTCAGTCAACGATGAGCTCAAAGCACTGGAGCGTTTCATCCCCGCTGCGATTTCGAAGCTGGCTCACCGTGGGCGGTTGGCGATCATCTCGTTCCACTCGCTTGAAGATCGGATCGTCAAGCGCAGCTTTTTGCGAGAGTCCGGCCGATGCATCTGCGAAACGCAAAGATGGCAACCAGGCGAAGCGCGCAAAGAAGCCACCGCCGATGACGTAACCTGCGAACATTGCGGAGCGCGAAGACGAATAAGTATACTTACGCGAAAGCCGGTGCGCCCTACACCGGAAGAGATGGAACGCAATCCTCGGTCACGCAGTTCCCTTCTGCGTGTTTGCGAGAAGCTCTGACGAGCTAAAAGTTCCGAGCCCCGGAAGTCGCATAGAATCCAGTCTGACTGTAGTTGTCGAGCAAGGCACACAGGACTCAAGTCTATGCTGCGCAGAGCAAAGTCTAGGCTACAAGGCGGACTTATGACGAATCGGTTCTTCCCGGAAAAGCAGATTACCAACGTCCCCGTGGCGCGGCCGGTGAGCTCGCGTGTCATGGGGTGGCTTGCGGCGATAGGAGTTGCGGGAGCGCTGCTGTCGTGCGGCTTTGTTATAAGCGCGCGCCAGCATTTCGAGGCCGTTTCAGTCGGTTATCAGAGCGAGGAGTTGAGGCGTCAGTCGGGTCAGCTTGAAGAACGGCTTCGACAACTGGAGCTGGATTACGCTCGAGCTTCGTCACCGGTCGAAATCGAACGCCGCGCGCAAAAGCTGGGCCTGGGGCCCGACAAGAAGGCAACCGACAAACTGGCAAATGGAAACGCTAACCGGAAGGACAAGAGGTAGAGTTCAGAGTTCATCAGGCTGACGACCGGAGACGGACGACCGGAGACGGACGACCGTCTTCGGTCGTCGGTCTCCGGTCGTCAGCCTGATGAACCCCGAACCTGAAAGCGATGTCAACTAGCAATAAAACTTCTGACAAACGGATCACCGTCATTCAAATCGTGATCATCGCGTGGATGATGGCGATCGGCGCGAAGCTCCTCTGGCTGCAAGTCAAGCAACACGACTGGCTGCTCGCGCGCGCAAACAATCAACAGCAGGCAGCAATCGATCTCAGCCCGATGCGAGGAGTGATCTATGATCGGAACGGCAACGAGCTTGCGCGGTCGGTTGCGGTGAAATCGCTTTACGCATCGCCGGGTGACCTAACCGACCCGGGCGGCATCGCAGATACTCTTTCCGATCTTCTCGACATCGATCGCGACGATCTCTACAAACGGCTTACGTCCGGCCGCGCGGCAGTGGCCGTCAAACGCAAGCTCGACGACACAGAAGTTGCGAAAGTCGTGAAGCTCGGTCTGCCGGGACTTCGCTTCGTGAACGAGATGAAGCGATTTTACGTCAGCGGCAAGAGCGCATCTCACGTCTTGGGTTTCGTCGATATGGACGAGCGAGGAGTGGGCGGCATCGAGCTTTCCTGCGATAAGTTAATTCGGGGGCAGGGTGGGCGCTTGTTGCTGGACGTGGATGCCCTGAACAAGTCTTACGATCATTCGGTTGAGGAGTCGGTGCCGGGCGCCAATGTCTCGCTCACCATTGACCTGGTGATTCAGAATCACGTCGAGAAAGCACTGGCCCAAGCGGTTCGCGCGACCCGCGCACGCGGAGGCACGATCGTTGTTCTCCGGCCGGCGACCGGCGAGATACTGGCGCTAGCCAACTACCCGACCTTTGATCCCAACGACTTCTCCGAATCCACCGACGTCCAGCGGCGCAACCGAGCGGTCGAAACTGCCTTCGAGCCGGGTTCGATATTCAAGCTGGTCACCTATGCCGCTGCGCTCGAAGAGCGGCTCATTCGGCCCGACACCCGGATCGACTGCGGCGGCGGCCAGATTCGCATCGCCGATCGAATCATCCACGATCATCCGTACGGCGTGCTGACTGCCGCGCAAGCGTTGGCGAAATCCTCTAACGTTGCCGCGATCAAGATAGGAATGCAGTTGGGAAACGAAAGACTCGCGCGCTACATCGAGCGGTTTGGTTTCGGCCGCCGCACCGGCATAGAACTGCCGGCGGAATCGCGAGGATTGCTCCAGCCGGTTAGCGAATGGGGACCGACCACCATCGGCTCTATTCCGATGGGTCATGAGATCGGCGTGACCGCCGTGCAAGCCGCTGCTGCTTACGCCTCGATAGCCAACGGCGGCGAATGGGTGAAGCCGCACCTGATCAGCAAGGTCGTATCATCTTCGGGAGATGTACTCGACGAGCATCAACCCGAAAGACGACAAGTCGTGAGTGAGGCCACGGCAGCCACTTTGAAGGCGATGCTCGAAGGCGTGGTTGTCCACGGAACCGGAAAGGCCGCGCGGATGGGAGGCTATAGCGCGGCTGGAAAGACAGGCACCGCGCAGAAAATCGATGAAGCCACCGGGCGCTACTCGCAGACTCGCTACGTCGCGTCGTTCGCAGGCTTCGCGCCGGTCGATAACCCAGAACTCGTTTGTGTTGTCTCGCTAGACGAACCGGTTGGCGCGCACTTGGGCGGCGCAGTTTCGGCGCCTGTGTTCGCCCGCGTAGTCTCGGACGCGCTTCACATACTCGGCGTTCCGCCCGAGAACGATCCGCAGTCGGTGCTCGCCGGCGACTTCAAGGTTTACGACACTCCCAGCTTTGTTGCTGAGAACCAACCGGCGCGCGCCGATGAGACCGCGGACTCGCGGCCGGCGCTTGAAGTGGCCGCGGAAGCCGCGGGCGCCGATTCTGCATCTAAGCGCTACGGCAGTGCGGTGATGCCTGATCTGATGGGTAAGGGAATACGCGAGGCAGTCGCCCTGTGCGCGGCTCAGGGTCTGAAGCTCAAGGCGGCCGGCGATGGAGTCGTCTCGCTGCAAAGCCCTTCCCCGGGCGCGCTCGTTTCGCAAGAGACGACCTGTCGCGTGAAGCTTTCGAAACAAGCGCTCAAGAGAGCAACGGTTGACCCCGCGCCGAAGATACCACCGTCCGCCGGCGGTGAGCCGTCTCGAGTGAAAGCAGCAAGGACGAATTGAAACTGGCTGACTTGGCAACACACATAAACGCGCTCGCCGCGACAGGCGCGCTCGAGGCCGAAGCACTCGACGTCACGCACGATTCGCGTGGGTGTGAGCCGGGTTCGGTCTTTGCCGCAATTCGCGGCGAGAAAACGGACGGGCACCGATTCATCTCGCAAGCGGTCGACCGCGGAGCGATCGCAGTTATTTCCGAGTTGCCTCCTGCGAGTGAGAGCGCGCCCGCATGGATTCAGGTCGCCGGCGCGCGCGCGGCATTGGCCCATTCGGCAGCCGCTGTCCACGGCCATCCGTCTCAGCGGTTGAAGCTGGTGGGGATCACCGGGACCAACGGCAAGACGACCACCGCTCACTTGATCGACTGGATCATTCGCGCCAGCGAGGGAACATCGGCGATGTTTGGAACGATCGCTCATAGAGTCGGCGACGAAGCAGCGGCGGCGGCGAACACGACGCCCGAAGCGTCCGACATTCAACGGATGCTTGCGCGAGCAATCGACGCCGGTTGCCGCTCGGCGGTGATGGAAGTCTCGTCGCACGCACTGGAGCTTCATCGCGCGGATGCTTTGAAGTTCGCGGTCGCAGTGTTTACCAATCTCACGCGCGATCACCTGGACTATCACGGAACGATGGAGAGTTACTTCGCGGTGAAAGAGAGGTTGTTCAACGCAAGTCTCGGTTCCGCGCCTGGCGCATCGGTAATCAACGTAGACGACGAATATGGCCGCAGGTTGTTTAGATCTGCCAAAGGCGATCGGATAAGTTACGGCTTCGGCAATCGCACGGACGTCGGGACGGATGAATTCAAGCTGACCGCGCGCGGACTCGCCTTCACCGCCAGTACGCCGGCCGGCAAGATCGAAGTTGTTTCGCCGCTGGTGGGACGCTTTCATGTTTACAACATACTCGCAGCCATCGCGGCAGGATTGGCCCTGGAAGCCAGTTTGGATGACATAGCCCGCGGCGTCGCCGAATGCCGAACTGTTTCGGGGCGGTTCGAGCAGGTGACGCTGAACGGTTCACAACAGACGGGCTTCACAGTCATCGTTGACTACGCGCACACCGACGATGCGCTGAGAAACGTCCTGCAAACCGCGCGCGAAGTAGCGGGGACGGGTCGCGTGATAACGGTGTTCGGGTGCGGAGGGGATCGCGACCGGAGCAAGCGCGCTCCGATGGGAGAGCTGGCGGCAAGCTTGAGCGATATTGCAATAGTCACTTCCGATAATCCTCGAACCGAGGACCCGGAGGCGATCATCGAAGACATCGAAGCCGGCTTGAAGAAAGCTGCGCGCGCGTATGTCAAGCTGACCGACAGGCGGGAGGCTATCCTTCACGCGATCGACCAGGCCCGAGAAGGCGACGTCATTTTGATAGCGGGCAAAGGGCATGAGACTTATCAGATCATCGGCGAGCGAAAGATTCACTTCGACGATCACGAAGTGGCGCGCGAAGCAATGATGAAGAGAGTTGATCACTAACCCCGGGAGCATCGAGGCATATGAAGCTAGGTGAAATCGCAGATATTCTCGGGTCGAATATTCGCGCGGCGCGTGGCGCCAGCGAACTTGCCGAGCGGGAGCCGCTCGGGTACTCGATCGACTCACGCACGGTCCGCGCGGGGGAGCTGTTTTTTGCTATTCAAGGACCGATCTACGACGGGCACCGTTTTGTCGTTGACGCGATCGGTCGCCGCGCGCTTGCGGCGGTTGTCTCGCGCGGCTTCCTGGACTCGGACCTCGGCAGGCAGATAGATCCGCAGAAGGCGGCGCTGATTCTGGTCGACGACACGTTGGCAGGGCTTCAATCTGTGGCATACGCCGTGTTGAAGAGCTGGCAGGGCCAAGTCGTCGCGGTGACCGGAAGCCTTGGAAAGACTACTACGAAGGAGATGTTAGCGGCGATGCTTGCGCGGATCGGCCGGGTCGTCAAAACAACTGGCAACTTTAACAACGCCTACGGTCTCCCGCTGTCGGTACTCAAGATGGAGTCCGATGGCAAGCACGCCTCGGACTTTGATTTTGCCGTGCTCGAGATGGGGATGAACCACAAGGGCGAGATAGCGCGGTTGACTGGCATCGCGCCGCCGGATGTCGGCGTGGTCACCATCGTCGCTCCTGCTCACCTGGAGTTCTTCTCTTCGGTTGAGGCGATCGCGGATGCGAAGGCCGAGATGGTCGGCGGCATAGTGCCTGGCGGCAAGGCGGTGCTCAACGCCGATGACGCTCGCGTCGCAAGAATGGCCGCCCTGCGTCACGACATCACCTGTCTCACGTTCGGCATCGAGCACAACGCAGATGTGATGGCCAGCGAAATAAAACCGGAGGGCGTCAGCGGAAGCAGCTTCCTGCTCGCGACGCCACACGGACGGATCGAAGCCCACGTTCCGCTTCCGGGGCGGCATAACATTTATAATGCGTTGGCGGCGGCGACGGTTGCCGATCTTTACGAAACTCCGCTGGAAGAGATCGCGGCAGCGTTAGCCGAAACCGCCACAGCGAAGATGCGCGGCGAAGTGGTGCGCTTTCGCGACGGCTTCACGATCATTGACGACTCGTACAATTCAAACCCGCGCGCGCTCTTTGAAATGGTCTCGACTGTGTGCGCGAACCGCGAGTGCAAACGCAAGATCGTAGTCGCCGGCGAAATGCTCGAGCTCGGGGCATCTGGTCCGGAGCTCCATCGCGAAGGCGGCCGGCAGATAGCGCGGCTCGGCGCCGACAAGCTGATCGGAATTCGCGGGCTCGCAGAAGAGATCGTCGCCGGCGCTCGCGAGGCCGGCATGACCGGCGAGGCGGCGGTCTTTGCTAACACGCCGGAAGAAGCGGCGGAGATATTGATTCGCGACGCGCGCGCGGGCGACTTGATCCTTGTGAAAGGCTCGCGCGCGGTAAAAAGCGAGATCGTTGTCGAACGGATGAAGCAGAGGTTCGGGACGCTGCCAAACTGCGGCGAAGCGATGACCGGTGACGCCGCGACGGGGAGATGCTGAGACGGCCGGAGCGATCTCTCGCTGTACCAGCGCCTCAAAGGCTGAATGTTTTACTACCTGAGATTATTTCAGAAGGTCCACGACAGCCTGTCCTTTCTGCGATTGTTTGAACAGGTCACCTTTCGCGCAGCATGGGCGGCGATCACCGCTCTCGCAATAAGCCTGATGTTTGGGCCGCGAATGATCAGGCTGTTGAGGCAGTTTCAGATAGGCCAGCAGATTCGCGAAGAAGGACCGCGCACCCATGAGGCAAAGCGTGGAACGCCTACGATGGGCGGTGTCCTGATTCTGCTATCGGTCGCGATATCGACTCTGTTGTGGTCGGACCTTTCGGTTGCGTTCGTGTGGATCGCAGTTGTGACGACGCTGGCGTACGGCGGGATTGGTTTTGCGGATGATTACTTGAAGGTGAAGCGGCGTCACAACCTCGGGCTGACCGGCAGACAGAAGCTGATGCTCCAATTCATCGTTGCGATCGGATTCGGGCTTGCGCTCAGATATTTTACGACCTACAGCACGCGGTTGAGCGTGCCGTTCGTGAAGACGTTCAATCCGGAGATATGGTGGCCGATATATCTGCTCGCTTTTGCGCCGATCGTGGTGGTCGGGTTTTCAAACGCGGTGAACCTGACGGATGGGCTCGACGGTCTGGCGATATCAGTGACAATGGTGACATCGGGGGCGCTCACCGGCTTCACCTACGTGAGCGGGCATAAGGTGTTCGCTGACTACCTGGGGCTCGAGCACAACCCCGGGATACACGAACTGACGATCTTCTGCGCGGCGCTCACTGGAGCGAGCCTGGGTTTCCTGTGGTTCAACGCGCCGCCAGCCGAGGTGTTCATGGGTGACGTGGGCGCGCTCGGAATCGGGGGAGCGATTGGCGCGGTAGCGGTGATGATCAAACAGGAGTTCTTGCTGGTGATGATCGGCGGCGTGTTCGTTATCGAAGCGCTGTCGGTGATTCTGCAAGTCGCATCGTTCAAGCTTTTTCATCGGCGCATATTCAAAATGACGCCGATACATCATCACTTTGAGCTGTTGTATCCGCCGGAGATTTCGCGCCGCATGGAACCGAAGCTGGTGTTTAGGTTCTTGATAATCGCGATATTGTTCGCGTTGCTCAGCTTGTCGACTTTGAAGTTGAGATAGAGGAACGGGGGTTAGGGCTTGGGGGTTAGGGGTTGGTTCCAACCCCCGGCACCTAACGCCCAACCCCCAGTTATATGGATCTAAAAGGCAAAAAGGTACTGGTCGTCGGCATCGCCCGCAGCGGAATCGCCGTTGCGCGTCTGCTCGCATCGCGAGGCGCGATGGTGATCGGCAACGATATCAAGCCTGCATCCGAGCTTCGCGAAGCGGCAGATGAGTTGCGCAAGCTTGGCGTGACGCTTTCGCTGGGAAGTCATCCGGAAAGTTTGTTTATCAACGCGGACTTGATTGTGCTAAGCCCGGGCGTGCCGGCCGACCTCGAGCCGCTCGAATCAGCGCGACGCGTGGGAATCCAGATCATCAGCGAGCCTGAGCTTGCCGGCCGGTTTTTGCGCGGGCGGATGATTGGCGTCACCGGCTCGAACGGTAAGACGACGGTTACCACGCTCATCGGGGAGCTGATGCGGGCGGCCGGTGCGGACGTGATCGTCGGCGGCAACATCGGAACGCCGCTGACAAGCTTGATTGAGAAATCGACCGACGTGTCGTGGACCGTCGCCGAGCTCTCGAGCTTTCAGTTGGAGACGATCGATAGCTTGCGGGTCAACGTGGCGGTTGTCACCAACATAACGCCGGACCACCTGGACCGGCACGGCTCGCTTGAGAATTACGTGAGCGCCAAGCACAGAATCTTTTTGAATCAGACCGAAGACGACCGGGCGGTGCTCAACGGTCAGGATCAGGGTGTGGCGGACATGGTTGCGAAGCTCGGCGTTCCATCGAAGAAGGTCTATTTCAGTTCGCGCGGGCCTGAAACGCTGACTGGCGCGGCAGCCGGCGTCTATTACCGAGCCGGTCGCGTTTGCACGACCCTCTTGACTGATCGACAGGGCGAGGTGGACGTAATCGGGCTTGATGAAATATCGGTGCCGGGCATGCACAACGTCGAGAACGTGATGACCGCGCTCGGGGCGACGTTCTGTGCGATAGAAATGGGGGGAACGGCGGCCGGCGACCTGCCGGCTCTCCGCGACGCTATCAGGCGATTCAAGGGAGTCGAGCACCGCATCGAATACGTGGCCGAGATTGACGGCATAAAGTTTTACAACGATTCGAAGGCAACCAACGTCGACTCGACGATCAAGTCTCTGGCGGCGTTCGAGCGCAACATCATCGTGATCCTCGGAGGCAAGGATAAAGGCAGCGACTACACAGTGCTGGCGCCGCTGGTTCGAGATCGCGTGAAGCAAATCATTTTGATTGGCGCGGCCAGCGACAAGATCGCCGGGCAACTGGAAGGGACGCGGCCGATTGCTCGCGCGCGATCGATGCAGGACGCGGTGCTTAGCGCGGTGCAAGTTGCGGCCGCCGGCGACATCGTGCTTCTTGCCCCCGCCTGCGCGAGCTTCGATATGTTCGACAGCTACGAACACCGCGGCCGAGTGTTCAAGGAGGCGGTGTACAAGCTCGCGAGCAGAGCGCACAGCGGCTGGACCGGGAGGCTAACCACTTGATGGGGAGAATTGAAAATTGAAAATTGAAAACTGAAAACTGAAAAGATGGCTACTCAATTCGCGATACGATATTACCGATTCGAAATTTAGAGATGGCGACTAACAACAGAGCTGCAGCGCCGAGATGGAAGCGTGAAGCCGAGATGGTCCTCGGGCGGGGAGTAAACTCGCGCCCTCGGCCCGGGCGCGAATTGCCCGTCGACAAGGTGATGCTGGCGATCGTGCTGGGCATCACGCTGTTCGGCGCGGTGATGGTCTACAGCGCGTCGGCGATCCTTGCCGAAAAGAACTATGGGAGCCAGTTCTACTTTCTCGCTCGTCAAGCGGTGTGGGCTCTGGTAGGAATGGCGGCGATGGCTATGGCGATTTGCATCGACTACCGGCACTACAAACGGCCGGTGGTGATCTACTCGGTGCTGGGGGTGACGCTGACGCTGTTGATCGCGGTGCTGTTTCTGCCGAGGATAAACGAAACTCACCGATGGATCAGATACGGCTCTTACATCTCCGTGCAGCCTTCAGAGCCGGCGAAACTGGCTCTGATAGCCTTCTTGGCGTTCTTTCTCGAAAAGCGAGTGAAAGAGATTGAGAGCTTCAAGCGTACTTTTGTGCTCGCGGCCATAGTCGCGGGGGTGTTGATTGGGCTGGTCGGCATGGAGCCCGATCTGGGCACTGCGATGGCGCTCGGGTTGGTCTTCTTGACGATGATGTATCAGGCGGGAGCGCCCGTTCGCTATTTCGCCACGCTGGCGGTGCCGGTGGTGCCGGCAATCACCTACATGCTTTTGAAGCCGTGGCGATTCCAAAGACTGCTGGCTTTTCTGGATCCGTGGAAGTATCAGACGACATGGGGATTCCAGCCGGTCCAGTCGATGATTGCGATCGGAAGCGGCGGGCCGGGCGGCTTGGGGTTCGCGCAGGGACGGCAGAAGCTTTTCTATTTGCCGGCCCCACATACCGATTTTATTTTCGCGGTGATTGGCGAAGAGCTTGGGCTGGTAGGAGCGGCCACACTGGTTTTGTTGTTTGGGCTGCTGGCGTGGAGAGGATTTCGCGCGGCTCGATTTGCTCCTGATCTGTTCGGCCAGTTGCTGGCTGTGGGACTGACGACAATGATCGTCGCGCAGGCGTTCTTTAACATCAGCGTGACGCTGTCGCTCGTGCCCACGAAAGGCATCCCGTTGCCGTTCATCAGCGCGGGCGGGTCGTCGCTGGCGATCAGCCTCTTCGCCGCGGGCGTGCTTCTGAACGTGTCCAAGCACGGGAAAACCTGATGATTGTCGATTGGCGATTGCCGATTGCCGATTTGCGGATTGGAAACAGTCTATGTGAACAAGCAATCGGCAGTCGGCAATCGACAATCGGCAATTGATATGAGGGTCATCATCGCGGCCGGTGGAACAGGCGGGCATATTTTTCCTGGCGTGGCCATCGCGCGCGAGTTCAAGGAGCGCGATAAGTCGACCGAGATTCTGTTCGTGGGCACCGCCCGCGGCCTCGAATCGAAAATCGTTCCTCGCGAGGGCTTCGACCTTGAACTGATGACGGTGGGCGCGCTGAAGGGCGTGTCGATCTTTGAAAGAATCAAATCGCTTGCCGGACTGCCGGCGAGCTTTGTGGCCGCGCGTCGAATACTGAAGCGATTCAAGCCCGACGTCGTGATTGGTGTCGGCGGTTACTCGTCGGGGCCGACGCTCTTGATGGCCGCGCTCTCTAGAATACCGACGATGGTAGTCGAGCCGAACGCGATGCCGGGTTTCACGAATCGGGTGCTGGCGCGTCTCGTGGACGCCGCGGCCTTGAGCTTTGCGGACGCGCAGAAGTACTTCGGGGATCGCGGGGTTGTGACCGGCAACCCGGTTCGCGTAGACTTCGCGCGGCTCGCCAAGAAAGCGAGAGGCGAGAAGTTGAACGTGTTGATTTTCGGCGGGAGCCAGGGCGCGCGCGCTATCAACAAGGCGATGATCGCAGCGCTGCCGCTGCTGGCTCCAAGAAGAGATCGGCTTGCCATCACGCATCAGACCGGCGAGCCCGACTTCGAGATCGTAAGGCGGGCGTACTCCAAGGCGGGATTTGATAGTGCCGCCGTAAAGCCGTTCATTCACGACATGGCCGATCAGTTTGCTCGCGCCGATTTGCTGGTTTGCCGGTCAGGCGCTACAACGGCGGCGGAGGTTGCGGCGGCCGGTAAAGCCGCGATCTTTGTTCCGTTTCCGTTCGCCACGGACGATCATCAGCGCAAGAACGCTGAAGCTTTTGAGCGCGCGGGCGCGGGACGGATGATTCTTCAAAAGGATCTGACGCCGGCTCGATTGGCCGAGGAGCTCAATCGACTGATCGATCAACCGGACGAAATCGATCGAATGGAAGAAACCAGCCGCGCATTGGGTCGCGCGGATTCAACGGAACGGGCGGTTGATTTGGCGATGACATTGGTTTGAGATATATGACCTATATGACCTATAACTAACATGCTTTTTCGAGGACTCAGACACATTCACTTCGTTGGAATCGGGGGCATCGGCATGAGCGGGATAGCCGAGGTGCTGTTGTCGCTTGGCGAAAACTTTCGCGTCACCGGCAGTGATATGAAGCGCACGCAAATAACTGAGCATCTGGAATCGATGGGCGCGATCGTCTCCGAAGGACACAAGTCCGAGAACATTGGTAAAGCCGACGTCGTCGTGACCTCCTCTGCTATACGCGATGACAATCCCGAAGTTGTTGCCGCGCGCCAGAAGCAGATCCCGGTCATACCGCGCGCGGAGATGCTGGCCGAGTTGATGCGCCTCTACCGGCACGGTATCGCGGTCGCGGGCACTCATGGTAAGACCACGACCACTTCGATGATCGCGCACCTGATGACACGCACGGGGTTTGATCCGGCGGTTGTGGTGGGAGGCCGTGTGGCATCGCTGGGTTCGAACGCGAGGCACGGACGCGGCGAGTACATCATAGTCGAAGCGGACGAATCCGACGGCTCGCTGTTGCTGTTGACGCCGACGATCGCAGTGCTGACTAACATTGACACCGATCATCTCGATCATTTCACTGGAGGCATAGAGGAGATCAAGGAATGCTTCGTCTCGTTCGCCAACAGCGTGCCGTTTTACGGGACTATCGTGCTTTGTCTGGACGATCAAAATGTGCAAGCGATCATACCTCAGCTAACGCGCCGGACGATCAGCTACGGGTCGGCGGCCCAGGCGGACGTATCCGCCGGTCACATCCATCTGGATGCGAGCTTTGCCTCGGAGTTCACGGTACGAGCATTCGGCAGCGAGATGGGGAAGATCAAGCTTCCTGTGCCGGGACTTCACAACATCCACAACGCCCTGGCTACCGTTACGGTCGGGCTCGACCTCGGCATGAAGTTTGAGAACATTGCCGAGGTTATGGCCGAGTTTCGGGGGGCCGAACGAAGGTTCCAGATCAAGGGCGAAAAGAGTGGCGTGCTGGTTGTCGATGACTATGGTCATCATCCAACCGAGATCAAGGCGACGCTCGCGGCGGCGCGCACGGCGGGCCGGCGAGTTGTGACATTGTTTCA from Acidobacteriota bacterium includes:
- a CDS encoding division/cell wall cluster transcriptional repressor MraZ; this translates as MLRGHYTVRMDEKGRIKLPAAYRRYIDENYSSEFYVTSLTGECARLYPMPEWMAIEEKLQSKGTSNAAVRKFLDRTNYYGQLADVDAQGRILVHPLLRSSAELIGNVAVLGYLQYLEVWELDKFKARIDGQPFTDEDAASLAALGI
- the rsmH gene encoding 16S rRNA (cytosine(1402)-N(4))-methyltransferase RsmH, with translation MATNIGEKDELHEPVLLNEVVEWLRPEEGTFVDCTIGLGGHAHAILAASPRTAIIGIDRDPEALAVARERLSIFEDRVQLVRANFESIASVLEQTGTVEVRGVLADLGVSSLQLGRSERGFSFASDAPLDMRMDQSNGPTAADLVNQLSERELADLIFEFGEERGARKIARAITRASEREPIATTKQLADVVVRALNIPGRWRTHPATRTFQALRISVNDELKALERFIPAAISKLAHRGRLAIISFHSLEDRIVKRSFLRESGRCICETQRWQPGEARKEATADDVTCEHCGARRRISILTRKPVRPTPEEMERNPRSRSSLLRVCEKL
- a CDS encoding penicillin-binding protein, which codes for MSTSNKTSDKRITVIQIVIIAWMMAIGAKLLWLQVKQHDWLLARANNQQQAAIDLSPMRGVIYDRNGNELARSVAVKSLYASPGDLTDPGGIADTLSDLLDIDRDDLYKRLTSGRAAVAVKRKLDDTEVAKVVKLGLPGLRFVNEMKRFYVSGKSASHVLGFVDMDERGVGGIELSCDKLIRGQGGRLLLDVDALNKSYDHSVEESVPGANVSLTIDLVIQNHVEKALAQAVRATRARGGTIVVLRPATGEILALANYPTFDPNDFSESTDVQRRNRAVETAFEPGSIFKLVTYAAALEERLIRPDTRIDCGGGQIRIADRIIHDHPYGVLTAAQALAKSSNVAAIKIGMQLGNERLARYIERFGFGRRTGIELPAESRGLLQPVSEWGPTTIGSIPMGHEIGVTAVQAAAAYASIANGGEWVKPHLISKVVSSSGDVLDEHQPERRQVVSEATAATLKAMLEGVVVHGTGKAARMGGYSAAGKTGTAQKIDEATGRYSQTRYVASFAGFAPVDNPELVCVVSLDEPVGAHLGGAVSAPVFARVVSDALHILGVPPENDPQSVLAGDFKVYDTPSFVAENQPARADETADSRPALEVAAEAAGADSASKRYGSAVMPDLMGKGIREAVALCAAQGLKLKAAGDGVVSLQSPSPGALVSQETTCRVKLSKQALKRATVDPAPKIPPSAGGEPSRVKAARTN
- a CDS encoding UDP-N-acetylmuramoyl-L-alanyl-D-glutamate--2,6-diaminopimelate ligase, yielding MKLADLATHINALAATGALEAEALDVTHDSRGCEPGSVFAAIRGEKTDGHRFISQAVDRGAIAVISELPPASESAPAWIQVAGARAALAHSAAAVHGHPSQRLKLVGITGTNGKTTTAHLIDWIIRASEGTSAMFGTIAHRVGDEAAAAANTTPEASDIQRMLARAIDAGCRSAVMEVSSHALELHRADALKFAVAVFTNLTRDHLDYHGTMESYFAVKERLFNASLGSAPGASVINVDDEYGRRLFRSAKGDRISYGFGNRTDVGTDEFKLTARGLAFTASTPAGKIEVVSPLVGRFHVYNILAAIAAGLALEASLDDIARGVAECRTVSGRFEQVTLNGSQQTGFTVIVDYAHTDDALRNVLQTAREVAGTGRVITVFGCGGDRDRSKRAPMGELAASLSDIAIVTSDNPRTEDPEAIIEDIEAGLKKAARAYVKLTDRREAILHAIDQAREGDVILIAGKGHETYQIIGERKIHFDDHEVAREAMMKRVDH
- the murF gene encoding UDP-N-acetylmuramoyl-tripeptide--D-alanyl-D-alanine ligase, giving the protein MKLGEIADILGSNIRAARGASELAEREPLGYSIDSRTVRAGELFFAIQGPIYDGHRFVVDAIGRRALAAVVSRGFLDSDLGRQIDPQKAALILVDDTLAGLQSVAYAVLKSWQGQVVAVTGSLGKTTTKEMLAAMLARIGRVVKTTGNFNNAYGLPLSVLKMESDGKHASDFDFAVLEMGMNHKGEIARLTGIAPPDVGVVTIVAPAHLEFFSSVEAIADAKAEMVGGIVPGGKAVLNADDARVARMAALRHDITCLTFGIEHNADVMASEIKPEGVSGSSFLLATPHGRIEAHVPLPGRHNIYNALAAATVADLYETPLEEIAAALAETATAKMRGEVVRFRDGFTIIDDSYNSNPRALFEMVSTVCANRECKRKIVVAGEMLELGASGPELHREGGRQIARLGADKLIGIRGLAEEIVAGAREAGMTGEAAVFANTPEEAAEILIRDARAGDLILVKGSRAVKSEIVVERMKQRFGTLPNCGEAMTGDAATGRC